The following DNA comes from Dehalococcoidales bacterium.
TGAGAGTAAAACAGAGAATAATGAGTTTGAGGTATAGAGGTCGTCAGGGTTTCCAGTTAGGTCCCATCGGGTTCCTGATTGTGATCAACCTGATTCTGCTTATCGTTACTTCTATTAGACCCCAGTTTATCTTCGTGCTCGGCTTAAATCCGGCGAGTTTTCTGGAGAGACCCTGGACAATAATAACCAGTATGTTTGTCCACAGCGGCTTCGGGCACATCTTCGCCAATATGCTCACCCTTTACTTCTTCGGCAGTTACCTGCTCAGCCTGATTGGCGAGAGAAAATTCTTCATTATTTACTTTGGTGGGGGGATTCTGGGTGGTGTTTTGTATATACTGCTGGCACCTCCCTTCTCTATAGCAGTCGGCGCGTCGGGAGCGGTCTTTGCCGTGGGTGGAGCGTTGACCGTGTTGAGACCGAAGCTGACTGTCTTTGTCTTCCCGATACCGGTTCCCCTCCCCCTCTGGATGGTTGTCATCGGTGGTTTCCTGATAATGTCTTTCTCCCCGTTGATAGCCTGGCAGGCGCATCTTGGCGGACTGGCTTTCGGGCTGGCTGCCGGTTACCTTTTCAAAAAGAGCCGGCGTTTCTATTAGCTGGAATAGATTAGAGGAAAGGCTATAATTTCAGGTGGTGATGAATGCTCGACCCGGTCCTCGTGTTCTTTTCTCCCGGCAGGAAATAGCTGCGACCGTCGGAAAACTGGCTGTTGAACTCAGGAATGACTATCAGAATAAGAACCCTCTCTTGATTGGTGTCCTCAAGGGCTCGTTTGTCTTTATGGCTGACCTGGTCCGGCAGCTTGATTTTCCCGTTGAGGTGGATTTCATCCGGTTGTCCAGTTATGGTGGCGGTAAAGAGACTTCGGGAAAGATCAAGGTATTGCAGAGTCTGCGTTCCCGGGTTAAAGACCGAGAGGTGCTGGTGATTGAGGATATTGTCGATAGCGGACTGACCATTGCTTTCCTGCTTGATTTTCTGCGGAAGAAAAAACCGGTTTCGGTAAGGCTCTGCGCGCTGATGGACAAACCCTCCCGCCGTCAGGCTCCGGTTGCTATCGATTATCTCGGCTTCACTGTTCCCGACAAGTTCCTGGTGGGCTACGGTCTGGACTGGGATGAGAAGTTCCGTAATCTGCCCGATATCTGTGTTCTGGAGGAGTAGCTTTCTCAGTTAT
Coding sequences within:
- a CDS encoding rhomboid family intramembrane serine protease — protein: MSLRYRGRQGFQLGPIGFLIVINLILLIVTSIRPQFIFVLGLNPASFLERPWTIITSMFVHSGFGHIFANMLTLYFFGSYLLSLIGERKFFIIYFGGGILGGVLYILLAPPFSIAVGASGAVFAVGGALTVLRPKLTVFVFPIPVPLPLWMVVIGGFLIMSFSPLIAWQAHLGGLAFGLAAGYLFKKSRRFY
- the hpt gene encoding hypoxanthine phosphoribosyltransferase — protein: MNARPGPRVLFSRQEIAATVGKLAVELRNDYQNKNPLLIGVLKGSFVFMADLVRQLDFPVEVDFIRLSSYGGGKETSGKIKVLQSLRSRVKDREVLVIEDIVDSGLTIAFLLDFLRKKKPVSVRLCALMDKPSRRQAPVAIDYLGFTVPDKFLVGYGLDWDEKFRNLPDICVLEE